A genomic window from Gemmatimonadota bacterium includes:
- a CDS encoding ABC transporter permease, with translation MKEPREGDIEREILPKAVDEQVDAELAFHLAMRERDLVARGVNPAEAREQALAAFGDMGGVRAELTRIGRASEGTARRLRFITEAIQDARFAWRMVARRRAASLLIIAVLALGIGATTAIFSVVDGVLLRPLPFHEPDRLAAVWIGQPALANDPVLGFLAEATPVGTGEYHAMRDATSGFASIGLWNMGASTLTTEDGTEPVPVGVVTQSVFETLRVTPALGRTFTEGEDALGGADVGILSWEAWRGRYGGDPAMLGRRIVLGGAPHTIIGVMPAGFRLDRTAEPPHVWVPALQDSSDLAERRNRNYRAIARLGAGATFVGASQQATPALREVTGDSTLVARVAMWQEDQGRSASGPVLLLLAAAGLLLLIACVNVALLQLGEVSARRNEITVRVALGAGQGRLVRQLLGESLLLALVASALGAVLSAVMLRGLLAIAPDRLPGLDAVRIDARVLGFALLTALVTGLVFGVVPAWLVGRSGPAAAVRSGGGQTARGAAFLHRGLLTAQIAMSMVLLVMSVLLGQSLYRLTAVDPGFQADRLTALRVTMPWQYEDDRVRALTEGARRRIAALPGVSRVTVSSAPPYSGNSSSSPVTLDPTIAGERTPQHTVQQSVATDYFETMGVRIVAGRAFEPGDVFGGEPVAIVSEAMVRRDFGTHQPIGQRVRHQGVWRRVVGVAADVRGRSLAVADGAGIYIPYDQHPNSAPTFLVRGEDAALAAATVRAILRELDGQMVLRSVTRVPEAIERSYGAQRYRTILFTAFGALAALLAAVGLYGVSARTAARRLREVGIRMAVGGSPRSVARLLVGDAMRGVVLGIVLGVPAAFGTAWALREYLFEVSPAAPMAYVVVAAALAAATLGASAWPAWAATRADPVRVLRAE, from the coding sequence ATGAAGGAGCCGCGCGAGGGCGACATCGAGCGGGAGATCCTCCCCAAGGCCGTGGACGAGCAGGTGGACGCCGAGCTGGCGTTCCACCTCGCGATGCGCGAACGCGATCTCGTTGCGCGCGGGGTGAACCCCGCCGAGGCGCGCGAGCAGGCCCTCGCGGCCTTCGGCGACATGGGTGGGGTGCGCGCCGAACTCACGCGCATCGGCCGCGCCAGCGAAGGGACCGCGCGCCGCCTCCGCTTCATCACGGAAGCGATCCAGGACGCGCGCTTCGCCTGGCGGATGGTCGCGCGCCGGCGCGCGGCCTCGCTGCTCATCATCGCGGTGCTCGCGCTCGGCATCGGCGCGACGACGGCGATCTTCAGCGTGGTGGACGGCGTCCTGCTGCGGCCGCTCCCCTTCCACGAACCGGATCGCCTCGCCGCGGTCTGGATCGGCCAGCCCGCCCTCGCGAACGATCCGGTGCTCGGCTTCCTCGCCGAGGCCACGCCGGTCGGCACCGGGGAATACCACGCGATGCGCGACGCGACCAGTGGCTTCGCGTCGATCGGCCTCTGGAACATGGGCGCCTCGACGCTCACCACCGAGGACGGCACCGAGCCCGTGCCGGTGGGCGTCGTGACCCAATCGGTCTTCGAGACGCTGCGCGTCACGCCGGCGCTGGGGCGGACGTTCACCGAGGGCGAGGACGCGCTCGGCGGCGCCGACGTCGGCATCCTGAGCTGGGAGGCCTGGCGCGGCCGCTACGGCGGCGATCCCGCGATGCTCGGGCGCCGCATCGTGCTCGGCGGCGCGCCGCACACGATCATCGGCGTGATGCCCGCCGGCTTCCGGCTCGATCGCACCGCCGAGCCGCCGCACGTCTGGGTGCCCGCGCTGCAGGACTCGTCCGACCTCGCCGAGCGGCGCAACCGGAACTACCGGGCGATCGCCCGGCTCGGCGCCGGCGCGACGTTCGTGGGCGCCTCGCAGCAGGCGACGCCCGCGCTGCGCGAGGTGACGGGCGACAGCACGCTCGTGGCGCGCGTGGCGATGTGGCAGGAGGATCAGGGACGCAGCGCGAGCGGCCCGGTGCTCCTGCTGCTCGCCGCCGCGGGACTCCTGCTGTTGATCGCGTGCGTGAACGTCGCCCTCCTGCAGCTCGGCGAGGTGAGCGCGCGTCGCAACGAGATCACCGTGCGCGTGGCGCTCGGCGCGGGGCAGGGACGACTCGTCCGCCAGCTCCTCGGCGAGAGCCTGCTGCTCGCCCTCGTCGCCTCGGCGCTCGGCGCCGTGCTCTCGGCGGTGATGCTGCGCGGCCTGCTGGCGATCGCGCCGGACCGGCTGCCGGGACTCGATGCCGTGCGGATCGACGCGCGCGTGCTCGGCTTCGCGCTGCTCACTGCGCTCGTGACGGGGTTGGTGTTCGGCGTCGTGCCGGCGTGGCTCGTCGGCCGGAGCGGCCCCGCGGCCGCGGTGCGCAGCGGCGGGGGGCAGACCGCGCGCGGAGCCGCGTTCCTCCATCGCGGGCTGCTCACCGCGCAGATCGCGATGTCGATGGTCCTCCTCGTGATGAGCGTGCTGCTCGGGCAGAGCCTCTATCGACTCACCGCCGTCGATCCCGGATTCCAGGCGGACCGTCTCACCGCGCTCCGCGTGACGATGCCCTGGCAGTACGAGGACGACCGGGTGCGGGCGCTCACCGAGGGCGCGCGGCGTCGCATCGCCGCACTCCCCGGGGTGAGTCGCGTCACCGTGAGCAGTGCGCCCCCGTACTCGGGGAACAGCAGCAGCTCCCCCGTCACGCTCGATCCGACGATCGCGGGCGAACGCACGCCACAGCATACCGTGCAACAGTCCGTGGCCACGGACTACTTCGAGACGATGGGCGTCCGCATCGTCGCCGGGCGCGCGTTCGAGCCGGGCGACGTGTTCGGGGGCGAGCCGGTCGCGATCGTGAGCGAGGCGATGGTGCGTCGGGACTTCGGGACCCATCAGCCCATCGGGCAGCGCGTGCGGCACCAAGGGGTGTGGCGTCGCGTGGTCGGCGTCGCCGCGGACGTGCGCGGTCGATCGCTCGCCGTCGCCGACGGCGCGGGGATCTACATCCCGTATGACCAGCATCCCAACTCGGCACCCACCTTCCTCGTGCGCGGCGAGGATGCCGCGCTCGCGGCGGCCACGGTGCGGGCGATCCTGCGGGAACTCGACGGCCAGATGGTGCTGCGCTCGGTCACGCGCGTCCCGGAGGCGATCGAACGGTCGTACGGCGCACAGCGCTACCGGACGATCCTGTTCACGGCCTTCGGCGCACTCGCGGCCCTGCTCGCCGCGGTGGGGCTCTACGGCGTGAGCGCGCGCACGGCGGCCCGCCGGCTGCGCGAGGTGGGGATCCGCATGGCGGTGGGCGGTTCCCCGCGCAGCGTGGCGCGGCTCCTCGTGGGCGATGCGATGCGCGGCGTGGTGCTCGGGATCGTGCTCGGCGTGCCGGCGGCGTTCGGGACGGCGTGGGCGCTGCGCGAGTACCTGTTCGAGGTGTCGCCGGCCGCGCCGATGGCGTACGTGGTGGTCGCGGCGGCGTTGGCGGCGGCGACGCTCGGCGCGAGTGCATGGCCGGCGTGGGCGGCGACGCGCGCGGATCCGGTGCGCGTGCTGCGGGCGGAGTAG
- a CDS encoding PadR family transcriptional regulator, which translates to MPRHDRLRGTIELLILSTLAWGPRHGYAIARWLEERSNEGFRAEEGTLYPALHRMEQRKLISSDWRISELGRSAKFYQLTAAGRRELRKEAADWRAFAASVTLVLEAVP; encoded by the coding sequence ATGCCACGACACGACCGCCTCCGCGGGACGATCGAGCTCCTCATCCTCTCCACCCTCGCCTGGGGCCCCCGCCACGGCTACGCCATCGCGCGATGGCTGGAGGAGCGCTCCAACGAGGGATTCCGCGCCGAGGAGGGGACGCTCTACCCGGCCCTCCATCGCATGGAGCAGCGGAAGCTCATCTCGAGCGATTGGCGCATCTCCGAGCTCGGGCGGTCGGCGAAGTTCTACCAGCTCACCGCCGCGGGACGACGCGAGCTGCGCAAGGAGGCCGCGGACTGGCGCGCCTTCGCCGCGTCGGTCACCCTCGTGCTCGAGGCGGTGCCATGA